A single Drosophila miranda strain MSH22 chromosome XR, D.miranda_PacBio2.1, whole genome shotgun sequence DNA region contains:
- the LOC117186208 gene encoding putative nuclease HARBI1, with product MPFIFSIACFEAKRLQKLRDLRRSRHLRCNTCVFIMSDELFVKSFRIDKKTFKMILEKVQPHLGVTRKLSPSTQLASVMRYLATGCYQWAVAKDHHINIGRSTFGKILHKLIPLMDRLLCVEFISLQMNNHQLQQSYEYFYRNFKLPRIGACVDGTHIRILKPVQNHSVFYNRKGFYSMNAMVVCNYNMEIIAIDATHPGSCHDSFIWNHSPAREYLSTTINGFVLADSGYALESFVLTPYRSAEIATYQHRFNIKHTGARNIIERTIGVLKSRFRCLQRTLNYPPIFCCQIINVCCALHNICRRRNVLIEEDVRFDDPLDTENEFDDTENNGSSIRDEIAQAIPY from the exons atgccttttattttttcaattgcttgTTTTGAAGCAAAACGATTGCAGAAATTACGTGATCTAAGAAGATCTAGACATCTTAGATGCAACACTTGTGTATTTATCATGTCTGACGAACT ATTTGTGAAGTCATTTCGGATCGACAAAAAAACTTTCAAAATGATTTTGGAGAAAGTTCAACCCCATTTAGGTGTTACCAGGAAGTTATCTCCCTCTACGCAATTGGCTTCAGTAATGCGATATCTCGCCACTGGCTGCTACCAGTGGGCAGTTGCCAAAGACCACCATATAAACATTGGACGCAGTACATTTGGAAAGATTCTTCACAAACTTATTCCGTTGATGGACAGGCTGTTATGTGTTGAGTTCATTTCGTTGCAGATGAATAATCATCAATTGCAACAATCATATGAATATTTCTATCGAAACTTTAAATTGCCTCGAATTGGTGCCTGTGTGGATGGAACTCACATCAGAATACTAAAGCCTGTACAAAACCACTCCGTGTTCTATAATAGGAAAGGATTTTATAGCATGAATGCCATGGTGGTGTGTAACTACAACATGGAGATAATTGCTATTGATGCCACGCACCCTGGTTCCTGCCATGACTCCTTCATTTGGAATCACTCCCCTGCTAGGGAATATTTATCCACGACCATTAATGGgtttgttttggctgattCGGGCTACGCTCTAGAGAGTTTTGTTCTGACTCCTTATAGGAGCGCGGAGATAGCCACCTATCAGCACAGATTCAACATAAAGCATACTGGAGCACGAAATATTATAGAACGCACCATTGGAGTCCTTAAAAGCCGTTTCCGTTGCTTGCAACGCACTTTAAATTACCCACCAATATTTTGTTGCCAAATTATAAATGTATGCTGTGCCCTGCACAATATTTGTAGAAGACGTAATGTCTTAATCGAGGAGGATGTTCGATTTGACGACCCTTTAGACACTGAAAATGAATTCGACGACACTGAAAATAATGGATCATCTATACGCGATGAAATAGCTCAGGCCATTCCTTATTAA